A window of the Pseudomonas fluorescens genome harbors these coding sequences:
- a CDS encoding LysR family transcriptional regulator, which produces MDIRHLKAFLAVFEERNITAAAQRLFISQPTLSVTIKQLEEELGATLFVRQPRGVEVSDEARLLYPQARRMVAESEALSRMFRGRENRAPLTLGIEGDIAASHIEAFVRMAHQALPNLLLTLEEGCHGDGRLAVEEMCCEDELFLPLWEESYVMALPLDHPMANAQAGWAPIEDWITCPQHPSHQRLMALYGRSPEAVAGHAGSLQQALHMVAAGVGVAMLPQSLVSGHERIVVRALHLPAPTRRVGLCYAAQALELPTMRGLHEYFQVNRPAAIEAA; this is translated from the coding sequence ATGGATATCCGCCATCTCAAAGCCTTCCTCGCGGTGTTCGAGGAACGCAACATCACCGCTGCCGCGCAACGGCTGTTCATCAGTCAGCCCACTTTGTCGGTGACCATCAAACAGCTGGAAGAAGAACTCGGCGCGACGCTGTTTGTGCGTCAGCCCCGTGGCGTGGAAGTCAGCGACGAAGCGCGTCTTCTCTACCCGCAGGCGCGACGGATGGTGGCCGAGTCAGAGGCGCTGAGCCGGATGTTTCGCGGCCGCGAAAATCGCGCGCCGCTGACCCTCGGCATCGAGGGCGACATCGCCGCCAGCCACATCGAAGCCTTCGTGCGCATGGCCCATCAGGCGTTGCCCAATCTGCTGCTGACCCTGGAGGAGGGCTGTCACGGCGATGGTCGATTGGCGGTCGAGGAAATGTGCTGCGAGGACGAACTGTTCCTGCCGCTGTGGGAAGAGTCCTATGTGATGGCGCTGCCTCTCGATCATCCGATGGCCAACGCGCAGGCCGGCTGGGCGCCGATCGAGGACTGGATCACCTGTCCGCAGCATCCTTCGCATCAGCGGTTGATGGCGCTTTATGGGCGGTCGCCGGAAGCAGTGGCGGGACATGCCGGTTCACTGCAACAGGCGTTGCACATGGTCGCGGCGGGTGTCGGCGTGGCGATGTTGCCGCAGTCGCTGGTCAGCGGACATGAACGCATCGTCGTACGCGCGCTGCATCTGCCGGCGCCGACCCGGCGGGTGGGATTGTGTTATGCGGCGCAAGCGCTGGAACTGCCGACGATGCGCGGGCTGCACGAGTACTTTCAGGTCAATCGCCCGGCCGCCATCGAGGCGGCCTGA
- a CDS encoding SDR family oxidoreductase produces the protein MGKPLIIITGASSGIGEATARRLSAAGHPLLLLARRIERLEALALPNTLSRRVDITDRAALLAAVAEAEAQFGPADALINNAGVMLLGEMSKQDPAQWDQMLDVNVKGLLNGVHAVVARMIERKHGTIINVSSVAGRKTFPNHVAYVGTKFAVHGLSENLREELSPHNVRVTTIAPGAVETELLSHTTDEAIKTGYQAWKQDMGGTVLSAEDVATAIAYAYGQPQGVCIREIVMAATRQQA, from the coding sequence ATGGGCAAGCCATTGATCATCATCACCGGCGCCAGCTCGGGCATCGGCGAAGCCACCGCCCGCCGCTTGAGCGCTGCCGGCCACCCTCTGTTGTTGCTGGCCCGGCGCATCGAACGCCTTGAAGCACTGGCCCTGCCGAACACCCTCAGCCGCCGCGTCGACATCACCGACCGCGCCGCATTGCTGGCCGCTGTGGCCGAAGCGGAAGCGCAGTTCGGTCCGGCCGATGCGCTGATCAACAACGCCGGGGTGATGCTGCTGGGCGAGATGAGCAAACAGGATCCGGCGCAGTGGGACCAGATGCTCGACGTCAACGTGAAGGGTCTGCTCAACGGCGTGCACGCGGTGGTCGCCAGGATGATCGAGCGTAAGCACGGCACGATCATCAACGTCAGCTCGGTGGCCGGGCGCAAGACCTTCCCGAACCATGTGGCGTATGTCGGGACCAAGTTTGCGGTGCATGGTTTGTCGGAGAATTTGCGTGAAGAGTTGTCGCCGCACAACGTGCGGGTGACCACGATTGCGCCGGGTGCGGTGGAGACCGAATTGCTGAGCCACACCACGGATGAGGCGATCAAGACCGGGTATCAGGCGTGGAAGCAGGACATGGGTGGGACGGTGTTGAGTGCTGAAGATGTGGCGACGGCGATTGCCTATGCGTATGGGCAGCCGCAGGGGGTTTGTATTCGGGAGATTGTGATGGCTGCGACACGCCAGCAGGCCTAA
- a CDS encoding RNA polymerase sigma factor, whose product MSEVAARVAQVYREDSRRILATLIRLLGDFDLAEEALHEAFFVAVERWQRDGVPDNPRTWLVSTGRFKAIDVLRRRARFKASQPLLLAQLEELEQSEWDTEDVEDDRLRLIFTCCHPALAADAQVPLTLREVCDLTTEEIARAFLSAPAAIAQRIVRAKAKIRDAKIPYQVPSLSELPERLDSVLRVIYLVFNEGYSASGGAQVTREDLTREAIRLGRLLLELLPDPEVMGLLALMLLHESRRSARSSPDGELILLDDQDRGLWNAELIAEGCDLVERALTTGRFGPYCLQAAIAAVHAEAPTAGETDWEQIVGLYDVLLRAVPSPVIELNRAVALAKRDGALAGLTLIEGILQRGELQDYHLAHSARAEFCRQLGRVEEARAAYLRALELTRQEPERRFIEGRLMALDRRPSP is encoded by the coding sequence ATGTCTGAGGTCGCGGCTCGGGTCGCGCAGGTCTACCGCGAAGACTCGCGGCGGATTCTCGCGACCCTGATCCGCCTGCTCGGCGATTTCGACCTCGCCGAAGAAGCCTTGCACGAGGCGTTCTTCGTCGCGGTCGAGCGCTGGCAGCGCGACGGCGTGCCGGACAATCCGCGGACCTGGCTGGTGTCCACCGGGCGCTTCAAGGCCATCGACGTGTTGCGCCGTCGGGCGCGGTTCAAGGCCTCGCAGCCGTTATTGCTGGCGCAACTGGAAGAACTGGAACAGTCCGAATGGGACACCGAAGACGTGGAAGACGATCGCCTGCGCCTGATCTTCACCTGCTGCCACCCGGCACTGGCGGCGGACGCGCAAGTGCCGCTGACCCTGCGTGAAGTCTGCGACCTCACCACCGAAGAAATCGCCCGTGCATTTCTCTCGGCCCCGGCGGCAATTGCCCAGCGCATCGTGCGGGCCAAAGCGAAGATCCGCGACGCGAAAATCCCCTATCAAGTCCCGAGCCTGAGTGAATTGCCCGAACGCCTCGACAGCGTGTTGCGGGTGATTTATCTGGTGTTCAACGAAGGCTATTCGGCATCCGGCGGCGCCCAGGTGACCCGCGAGGACTTGACCCGTGAGGCGATCCGTCTCGGGCGGTTGCTGCTGGAATTGTTGCCGGATCCGGAAGTCATGGGGTTGCTGGCGTTGATGTTGTTGCATGAGTCGCGGAGGTCGGCGCGCTCTTCGCCGGATGGGGAGTTGATTCTGCTGGATGATCAGGATCGCGGATTGTGGAATGCCGAGCTGATTGCCGAAGGCTGCGATCTGGTGGAAAGAGCGCTGACCACCGGACGCTTCGGGCCGTATTGTCTGCAAGCGGCGATTGCGGCGGTGCATGCCGAAGCGCCGACGGCAGGGGAGACGGACTGGGAGCAGATCGTCGGGCTGTATGACGTGTTGCTGCGGGCGGTGCCGTCGCCGGTGATCGAGCTGAACCGGGCGGTGGCGTTGGCCAAGCGTGATGGGGCGCTGGCGGGGTTGACCTTGATCGAAGGGATTCTGCAGCGCGGGGAATTGCAGGATTACCACCTGGCGCATTCGGCGCGGGCGGAGTTTTGTCGGCAGTTGGGGCGGGTTGAAGAGGCGCGGGCGGCTTACTTGCGAGCGCTAGAGTTGACGCGGCAGGAGCCGGAGCGGCGGTTTATTGAGGGGCGGCTCATGGCTTTGGATCGTCGGCCCTCACCCTAG
- a CDS encoding YciI family protein produces MKYLCLVYSDERLLHSSPDSPEDAECWAYAESIQGSGRMVAAEALESVQTATTVRMRNGKLSITDGPFAETKEQLAGFYLIDARDLNEAIQVAGNIPAARVGSVEVRPVRQLNV; encoded by the coding sequence ATGAAGTATTTATGCCTGGTCTACAGCGATGAGCGCCTGCTGCATTCGTCGCCCGACAGCCCGGAAGACGCCGAGTGCTGGGCCTACGCCGAGTCGATCCAGGGCAGCGGCCGGATGGTTGCCGCCGAAGCGCTGGAATCGGTGCAGACCGCCACCACGGTGCGCATGCGCAACGGCAAGCTGTCGATCACCGACGGCCCGTTCGCCGAGACCAAGGAGCAGTTGGCCGGCTTCTACCTGATCGACGCGCGGGATCTCAACGAAGCGATTCAGGTCGCCGGCAACATTCCTGCAGCCCGGGTCGGCAGCGTCGAAGTGCGTCCCGTGCGGCAATTGAATGTCTGA
- a CDS encoding YybH family protein yields MSTQAQIQTLIDTYREAVMTKDVDKVMTLYADDILSFDAIKALQFKGKEAYRAHWVACMEMCPGPHIFEFHEIAIETGDNIAFAHWVANCGGTNDKGETQSCWMRATACYRLVGGTWKIAHEHWSAPFDPMTGATLFDAKP; encoded by the coding sequence ATGAGTACGCAAGCGCAGATTCAAACTCTGATCGACACCTACCGCGAGGCGGTGATGACCAAGGACGTGGACAAGGTCATGACCCTGTACGCCGACGACATCCTCTCGTTCGATGCGATCAAGGCCCTGCAATTCAAGGGCAAAGAGGCCTACCGCGCCCACTGGGTGGCCTGCATGGAAATGTGCCCCGGCCCGCACATCTTCGAATTCCACGAAATCGCCATCGAGACCGGTGACAACATCGCCTTTGCCCACTGGGTCGCCAACTGCGGCGGCACCAATGACAAGGGGGAAACCCAGAGCTGCTGGATGCGTGCCACCGCCTGCTACCGGCTGGTCGGCGGGACCTGGAAAATCGCCCATGAACACTGGTCGGCGCCGTTCGATCCGATGACTGGCGCGACCCTGTTCGATGCGAAACCCTGA
- a CDS encoding GNAT family N-acetyltransferase, which produces MSARLVPYESLNATQRQQVEAIEIHAEQIKFSGDIHGALHTLLSKPGPGVKGFALLAEEVPVAFLLLKRPPVLPEWADEHSATLHALQVDHRAQGKGYGRACLLALPEVARQAWPEIKGLELSVDADNDAAIALYAKYGFVDSGEAYKGRIGYERRMGLFF; this is translated from the coding sequence GTGTCAGCCCGACTCGTGCCTTACGAAAGCCTGAACGCCACCCAACGCCAACAGGTCGAGGCCATTGAAATCCACGCCGAGCAGATCAAGTTCTCCGGCGACATCCACGGCGCCCTGCACACGCTGCTGTCGAAACCCGGTCCCGGCGTGAAAGGTTTTGCGCTGCTGGCGGAAGAAGTGCCAGTGGCCTTCCTGCTGCTCAAGCGCCCGCCGGTGTTGCCCGAATGGGCCGATGAACACAGCGCGACCCTGCATGCATTGCAAGTCGATCACCGCGCACAGGGCAAGGGTTACGGCAGAGCCTGCCTGCTGGCGCTGCCGGAGGTTGCGCGCCAGGCCTGGCCTGAAATCAAAGGGCTGGAACTGTCGGTGGACGCCGACAACGACGCCGCGATTGCGCTGTACGCCAAGTACGGTTTCGTCGACAGCGGCGAAGCGTACAAGGGTCGTATCGGTTACGAGCGGCGGATGGGGTTGTTCTTCTAA
- a CDS encoding GNAT family N-acetyltransferase, with the protein MNTVIRHVTAADLDRCYAIETLAYEGDEAATREKIATRIATWPDGFIVAEVDGQVAGFINSGAAFDVQMSDEAFKELIGHDPAGPNVVIMSVVVHPDYQGQGLAKRLMAEFIERMREQGKATIHLMCKERHIPLYAGFGFAYIKPSESDHGGMAWHEMILTL; encoded by the coding sequence ATGAACACCGTCATCCGCCACGTCACCGCCGCCGACCTGGACCGCTGCTACGCCATCGAAACCCTCGCCTATGAAGGCGACGAAGCCGCGACCCGCGAGAAGATCGCCACGCGCATCGCCACCTGGCCGGACGGTTTCATCGTCGCCGAAGTGGACGGGCAGGTGGCCGGCTTCATCAACTCCGGCGCAGCGTTTGATGTGCAGATGTCGGACGAGGCGTTCAAGGAACTGATCGGCCACGACCCGGCCGGGCCGAACGTGGTGATCATGTCGGTGGTGGTGCATCCGGACTATCAGGGGCAGGGCCTGGCGAAACGCTTGATGGCCGAATTCATCGAGCGCATGCGTGAGCAGGGCAAGGCGACGATTCACCTGATGTGCAAGGAACGGCACATCCCGCTGTACGCCGGATTCGGTTTCGCCTACATCAAACCGTCCGAGTCCGACCACGGCGGGATGGCGTGGCACGAGATGATCCTGACGCTCTGA
- a CDS encoding GyrI-like domain-containing protein gives MDEQKRVEVAEPRFEHGHFLLIAGFRDRFTQETVQDIPALWEKLIPHIGNIPGQKGEVTYGVCSNFDGNGGFDYMAGVEIRKLDDFPQEKYPWIEILPRQYAVFEHKGSLDQLPQTIDYIYNTWLPASEYKGLNAPELERYSADFNPKLNTGKLEICVPVEKKA, from the coding sequence ATGGATGAGCAAAAACGCGTCGAAGTGGCGGAACCTCGCTTCGAACATGGACACTTCCTGCTGATTGCAGGATTTCGCGATCGTTTCACCCAAGAGACCGTTCAGGACATCCCGGCGCTGTGGGAAAAACTGATCCCGCACATCGGAAATATTCCGGGGCAGAAGGGCGAAGTGACCTACGGGGTTTGCAGCAATTTCGACGGCAACGGCGGTTTCGATTACATGGCCGGGGTCGAAATCCGCAAGCTGGACGACTTCCCGCAGGAAAAGTATCCGTGGATCGAAATCCTGCCGCGTCAGTACGCAGTGTTCGAGCACAAGGGTTCGCTGGATCAGTTGCCGCAAACCATTGATTACATCTACAACACCTGGCTGCCGGCCTCCGAATACAAGGGGCTGAATGCCCCGGAGCTGGAACGCTACAGCGCCGATTTCAACCCGAAGCTCAATACCGGAAAACTGGAAATCTGCGTCCCGGTCGAAAAGAAAGCCTGA
- a CDS encoding LysE family translocator produces MEFTSGFLLSLSLCLDIGVANIAMITLAMQRGYFQGFALGLGTCVGDLIYAVLALAGMTVLLQYETVRWVLWIGGSALLIYFAAKMIYSAIHHEAQLAATAEVGQNSHRKEFFRGIFLAMSSPSAILWFAAVGGTLIARSGGGGPLSSALFLGGFLCAGLLWSAGLCFAASHGGKLLGDKLLRYSYLASAAIFCYFAVYVIVSGYNEFVGSGATEALHTL; encoded by the coding sequence ATGGAATTCACCAGCGGCTTCTTGCTGAGCCTTTCGCTGTGCCTGGACATTGGCGTGGCCAACATCGCGATGATCACTTTGGCGATGCAGCGCGGCTATTTTCAGGGCTTCGCACTGGGTCTTGGCACCTGCGTCGGCGACCTGATTTACGCGGTGCTGGCGCTGGCCGGAATGACCGTTCTGCTGCAATACGAAACCGTGCGCTGGGTGTTGTGGATCGGTGGTTCGGCGCTGCTGATCTACTTCGCGGCGAAGATGATCTATTCGGCGATCCACCACGAGGCGCAGCTGGCGGCGACGGCCGAAGTCGGCCAGAACTCCCATCGCAAGGAATTCTTCCGTGGGATTTTTCTCGCCATGTCGTCGCCGAGCGCCATTCTCTGGTTCGCGGCAGTCGGCGGCACGTTGATCGCCCGATCCGGTGGCGGCGGTCCTTTGAGCTCGGCGTTGTTCCTCGGCGGTTTCCTGTGCGCCGGGCTGCTGTGGTCGGCGGGGCTGTGCTTCGCCGCGAGCCATGGCGGCAAGCTGCTGGGCGATAAACTGCTGCGCTATTCCTACCTGGCATCTGCAGCGATCTTCTGCTATTTCGCGGTCTACGTGATCGTATCGGGATATAACGAATTCGTCGGCTCCGGTGCCACCGAGGCCCTGCATACGCTGTAA
- the alaC gene encoding alanine transaminase gives MAEQGSPRRFARIDRLPPYVFNITAELKMAARRRGEDIIDLSMGNPDGATPPHIVEKLVQVAQREDTHGYSTSKGIPRLRRAISNWYKDRYEVEIDPESEAIVTIGSKEGLAHLMLATLDQGDTVLVPNPSYPIHIYGAVIAGAQVRSVPLVPGVDFFAELERAIRGSIPKPKMMILGFPSNPTAQCVELDFFERVIALAKQYDVLVVHDLAYADIVYDGWKAPSIMQVPGAKDIAVEFFTLSKSYNMAGWRIGFMVGNPELVSALARIKSYHDYGTFTPLQVAAIAALEGDQQCVRDIAEQYRQRRNVLVKGLHELGWMVENPKASMYVWAKIPEAYAHLGSLEFAKKLLAEAKVCVSPGVGFGEYGDDHVRFALIENQDRIRQAVRGIRGMFRADGMVTKS, from the coding sequence ATGGCTGAACAAGGTTCGCCGCGCCGCTTTGCGCGCATAGATCGACTCCCCCCTTACGTTTTCAACATCACCGCCGAGCTGAAGATGGCCGCCCGACGTCGTGGCGAAGACATCATCGACTTGAGCATGGGCAACCCCGACGGTGCCACGCCGCCGCACATCGTTGAAAAACTGGTGCAGGTTGCACAACGCGAAGACACCCACGGTTACTCCACGTCCAAGGGCATTCCGCGCCTGCGTCGGGCGATTTCCAACTGGTACAAGGACCGCTACGAGGTCGAGATCGACCCGGAAAGCGAAGCCATTGTCACCATCGGTTCCAAGGAAGGCCTGGCGCACCTGATGCTGGCGACCCTGGATCAGGGCGACACCGTGCTGGTGCCGAACCCGAGCTACCCGATTCACATCTACGGTGCCGTGATTGCCGGCGCCCAGGTGCGGTCGGTTCCGCTGGTGCCGGGCGTGGACTTCTTCGCCGAGCTGGAACGGGCGATTCGCGGCTCGATCCCGAAACCGAAGATGATGATCCTCGGCTTTCCGTCGAACCCGACCGCGCAGTGCGTGGAGCTGGATTTCTTCGAACGGGTGATCGCCCTCGCCAAACAGTACGACGTGCTGGTGGTGCACGACTTGGCTTACGCCGACATCGTCTACGACGGCTGGAAAGCCCCGTCGATCATGCAGGTGCCCGGCGCCAAGGACATTGCGGTGGAGTTCTTCACCCTGTCCAAGAGCTACAACATGGCGGGCTGGCGCATCGGTTTCATGGTCGGCAACCCGGAATTGGTCAGCGCCCTGGCGCGGATCAAGAGCTACCACGACTACGGCACGTTCACCCCACTGCAGGTGGCCGCGATTGCTGCGCTGGAAGGCGATCAGCAATGCGTGCGCGACATCGCCGAGCAGTATCGCCAGCGCCGCAACGTGCTGGTCAAAGGCCTGCATGAACTGGGCTGGATGGTCGAAAACCCGAAAGCTTCGATGTACGTCTGGGCGAAGATTCCCGAAGCCTACGCGCACCTCGGTTCGCTGGAATTCGCCAAGAAACTGCTGGCCGAGGCCAAAGTCTGCGTCTCGCCGGGTGTCGGTTTCGGTGAGTATGGCGACGATCACGTGCGCTTCGCGCTGATCGAAAACCAGGACCGGATTCGTCAGGCGGTACGCGGGATTCGCGGGATGTTCAGGGCGGATGGCATGGTCACCAAATCCTGA
- a CDS encoding GntP family permease, giving the protein MFGMSHDAYLLLDAVVTVIGLIVLITKFKLHPFIALTIAAAFLGLTSGMPIGTIIKAFQDGFGGVLGFVGIILALGTMLGKMMAESGGADQIAQTLIRAFGKDKVQWAMMFAAFLVGIPLFFEIGFVLLIPLVFIVARRTGVSIIKIGIPLLAGLSAVHGLVPPHPGPLLAIGVFGADIGKTILYGLIVALPTAIIAGPIFGTFIAKHIPGTPNQELVDQLARESDSQDLPSFGITLVTVLLPVFLMLLKTFADVALPDGHFFRTWMDMIGHPISALLLALLLSLYTFGYKQGIGSQQMLKWLDASLAPTAAIILIIGAGGGFKQMLVTSGVGDVIGHMAVSAQISPILLAWLVAAVIRIATGSATVATITGAGIVVPVVGMIPGVNRELLVLATGAGSLILSHVNDAGFWLVKQYFNMTVAETFKTWTAMETILSVVGLGFILLLSLFV; this is encoded by the coding sequence ATGTTTGGCATGTCCCATGACGCCTACCTGCTGCTTGATGCAGTGGTCACGGTGATCGGGCTTATCGTCCTGATCACCAAGTTCAAGCTCCATCCCTTTATTGCCCTGACCATCGCCGCCGCGTTCCTCGGCCTGACGTCCGGCATGCCGATCGGCACCATCATCAAGGCGTTCCAGGACGGCTTCGGTGGCGTGCTCGGTTTCGTCGGCATCATCCTCGCGCTGGGTACGATGCTCGGCAAGATGATGGCTGAATCCGGCGGTGCCGATCAGATCGCCCAGACCCTGATCCGAGCCTTCGGCAAGGACAAGGTCCAGTGGGCGATGATGTTCGCCGCGTTCCTGGTAGGCATTCCGCTGTTCTTCGAAATCGGCTTCGTGCTGCTGATTCCGCTGGTGTTCATTGTCGCTCGCCGCACCGGTGTGTCGATCATCAAGATCGGTATCCCTCTGCTCGCCGGCCTGTCCGCCGTGCACGGCCTGGTGCCACCGCACCCGGGCCCGCTGCTGGCCATCGGCGTGTTCGGTGCCGACATCGGCAAGACCATTCTCTATGGTCTGATCGTCGCGCTGCCGACCGCCATCATCGCTGGCCCGATCTTCGGTACGTTCATCGCCAAGCACATTCCGGGCACGCCGAATCAGGAACTGGTTGATCAACTGGCCCGTGAGTCGGACTCGCAGGATCTGCCAAGCTTCGGCATCACCCTGGTCACCGTGCTGCTGCCGGTGTTCCTGATGCTGCTGAAAACCTTCGCTGACGTTGCGCTGCCGGACGGTCATTTCTTCCGCACCTGGATGGACATGATCGGTCACCCGATCTCGGCGCTGCTGCTGGCATTGCTGCTGTCGCTGTACACTTTCGGCTACAAGCAGGGCATCGGTTCTCAGCAGATGCTCAAATGGCTCGACGCAAGCCTGGCGCCGACTGCCGCGATCATTCTGATCATCGGTGCCGGCGGTGGCTTCAAGCAGATGCTGGTGACCAGCGGCGTGGGCGACGTGATCGGCCACATGGCGGTCAGCGCGCAGATCTCGCCGATCCTGCTGGCGTGGCTGGTGGCGGCGGTGATCCGCATCGCGACCGGTTCGGCCACCGTGGCGACCATTACTGGCGCGGGCATTGTGGTGCCAGTGGTCGGGATGATCCCGGGCGTGAACCGTGAGCTGCTGGTGCTGGCCACCGGTGCCGGTTCCCTGATCCTGTCCCACGTCAACGACGCCGGTTTCTGGCTGGTGAAGCAGTACTTCAACATGACCGTGGCCGAAACCTTCAAGACCTGGACAGCGATGGAAACCATCCTGTCGGTGGTGGGGCTGGGCTTCATTCTGTTGTTGTCGCTGTTCGTCTAA
- a CDS encoding gluconokinase translates to MNHPITALVIMGVAGCGKTCVSEALCQLSGATAIEGDTFHPAANIEKMSAGIPLNDEDRAGWLDSLCDELRRVDALGERPVLTCSALKHIYRERLRSALPGLGFVFLELTPEVAAERVSHRPGHFMPATLIESQFATLESPKGEPLTLALNASIHSVEELASQAHVWWQAHGLKQAV, encoded by the coding sequence ATGAATCATCCCATCACCGCCCTGGTCATCATGGGCGTTGCCGGTTGCGGCAAGACGTGCGTCAGCGAGGCCCTGTGCCAATTGAGCGGCGCCACTGCCATTGAAGGCGATACTTTCCATCCGGCCGCGAACATCGAAAAGATGAGCGCGGGGATCCCCCTGAACGACGAAGACCGTGCCGGCTGGCTCGACAGCCTGTGTGACGAACTGCGTCGCGTTGATGCCCTGGGCGAGCGCCCGGTGCTGACCTGCTCGGCCCTCAAACACATTTATCGCGAACGTCTGCGCAGCGCCTTGCCGGGCCTGGGCTTCGTGTTCCTCGAATTGACGCCGGAAGTGGCCGCCGAACGTGTGTCCCACCGTCCGGGCCACTTCATGCCGGCCACCTTGATCGAAAGCCAGTTCGCCACCCTCGAATCGCCCAAGGGCGAGCCGTTGACCCTGGCCCTGAATGCTTCGATCCACAGCGTTGAAGAACTGGCGTCGCAAGCCCACGTCTGGTGGCAGGCCCATGGCCTGAAACAGGCGGTATGA
- a CDS encoding LacI family DNA-binding transcriptional regulator produces the protein MTTPKNDKNTRTTGRPTLNEVARLAGVSPITASRALRGVSTVATELVEKVQKAALELNYVVNPAARALASAQSHSVVVLVPSLSNLLFIDTLEAIHRVLTPKGFEVLIGNFHYSRDEEENLLRNYMAYQPRGLLLTGFDRTESSRRMIEASNIPCVYMMELDSAAGVNCVGFSQLSAGETAAEHLLSRGRKRLAYIGAQLDQRTLLRGEGFRKALQKAGRYDPDLEVLTPRSSSVGLGGELFLQLLAAHPDVDAIFFGNDDLAQGALLEALRNGIRIPEQVAILGFNDLPMSEHMVPRLSSINTPREAIGKRAAEQMLTLMAGNSVARPVEDMGFELKIREST, from the coding sequence ATGACCACCCCTAAAAACGATAAAAACACCCGCACCACCGGCCGTCCCACCCTCAATGAAGTCGCCCGGCTGGCCGGCGTCAGTCCGATTACCGCCTCCCGCGCCCTGCGTGGAGTCAGCACGGTTGCCACCGAACTGGTGGAAAAAGTCCAGAAAGCCGCGCTGGAACTCAACTATGTGGTCAACCCCGCCGCCCGCGCTCTGGCCTCGGCCCAGAGCCATTCGGTGGTGGTTCTGGTGCCTTCACTGTCCAACCTGTTGTTCATCGACACCCTGGAAGCCATTCATCGGGTGCTCACGCCCAAGGGCTTCGAAGTGCTGATCGGCAACTTCCACTATTCCCGCGACGAAGAAGAAAACCTGCTGCGCAATTACATGGCCTATCAGCCACGCGGTTTGCTGTTGACCGGTTTCGACCGCACCGAAAGTTCGCGGCGAATGATCGAGGCCAGCAACATTCCCTGCGTGTACATGATGGAACTGGACAGCGCCGCCGGGGTGAACTGCGTCGGTTTCTCCCAGCTCAGCGCCGGCGAAACCGCTGCCGAACATTTGTTGTCCCGTGGGCGCAAGCGTCTCGCGTATATCGGCGCGCAACTCGATCAGCGCACGTTGCTGCGGGGTGAAGGCTTTCGCAAGGCGTTGCAGAAGGCCGGGCGCTATGACCCGGATCTGGAAGTGCTGACCCCGCGTTCATCGTCCGTGGGCCTGGGCGGCGAGTTGTTCCTGCAATTGCTGGCGGCGCATCCGGATGTCGATGCAATCTTCTTCGGCAATGACGACCTCGCTCAGGGCGCGTTGCTTGAAGCACTGCGCAACGGGATCAGGATCCCCGAGCAAGTGGCGATACTCGGTTTCAACGACTTGCCGATGTCGGAACACATGGTGCCGCGCCTGAGCAGTATCAACACGCCCCGCGAAGCGATCGGCAAGCGTGCGGCGGAGCAGATGCTGACGTTGATGGCAGGTAACAGCGTGGCGCGTCCGGTCGAGGACATGGGCTTCGAGCTGAAGATCCGCGAGAGCACCTGA